In one window of Ignatzschineria indica DNA:
- a CDS encoding TauD/TfdA family dioxygenase, which produces MSANDIISDLSYLDKGKQYLKTLSENRYPFKTPKSFDEKESVIFSKIIDIKSNSMRFRLDCILKGMGVYKNADHAAMTSALNALTQVINENKKVREFKALEDDLIIIDNLKGLHARQPFSDQNRHYIRARVTKNGNS; this is translated from the coding sequence TTGAGTGCAAATGATATCATTTCTGATCTGAGTTATTTAGATAAGGGTAAGCAATATTTAAAAACACTTAGCGAAAATAGATATCCATTTAAAACTCCAAAATCTTTTGATGAAAAAGAGTCAGTCATATTTTCTAAAATAATTGATATAAAGTCGAATAGTATGCGTTTTAGACTTGATTGTATATTAAAGGGCATGGGTGTATATAAAAATGCAGATCATGCAGCAATGACATCAGCTTTAAATGCTTTAACGCAAGTAATTAATGAAAATAAAAAGGTGCGAGAATTTAAGGCATTAGAAGATGATTTAATTATTATAGATAACCTGAAAGGTTTACATGCTAGACAACCTTTTTCAGATCAAAATAGACACTATATTCGAGCTAGAGTAACAAAAAATGGAAACAGTTAA
- a CDS encoding YqcI/YcgG family protein, with protein sequence MSFKHHYDLKSRNLGKNLTFIINPRENFDFVASGKKGTKIRKKIRDRVFLYNNGHIPKELGFYGDGSKEWEQYQLGEKNFKSPQHCPFKFIKKEI encoded by the coding sequence ATGAGTTTTAAACATCATTATGATTTAAAAAGTCGCAATCTTGGAAAAAACTTAACATTTATTATAAATCCTAGAGAAAATTTTGACTTTGTGGCTTCTGGTAAAAAAGGTACAAAAATTAGAAAAAAAATAAGAGATAGAGTTTTCTTATACAATAATGGGCATATTCCGAAAGAGTTAGGGTTTTATGGTGATGGGTCAAAAGAATGGGAACAATATCAATTAGGAGAAAAAAATTTTAAAAGTCCCCAACACTGCCCTTTTAAATTTATAAAAAAGGAAATCTAA
- a CDS encoding LysE family translocator, producing the protein MDFLELGLYIITVITMIASPGPVMLLVASTGLKHGYKAAFNTIVGTNLASLILISISVLALKGIFSINENVYATIRIIGCLYIGYLGIEILKEYFMERGTLMPLKTDQGGFKKGLLVGLSNPKDIIFFVSFFPQFIGVHTDINLSLTILIGTWILLDFTTLLIIYKAFNTLSQSKIYPVIMILCGVLFLGIAVYGLYTAIGHFFN; encoded by the coding sequence ATGGATTTTTTAGAATTAGGTTTATACATAATAACTGTTATAACTATGATAGCTTCCCCAGGTCCCGTTATGTTATTGGTAGCTAGCACTGGATTAAAACATGGATACAAAGCAGCCTTTAATACAATAGTTGGTACTAACCTTGCTTCACTAATCTTGATTAGTATTTCTGTACTAGCTTTAAAAGGAATTTTTTCTATAAATGAGAATGTATATGCCACTATAAGAATTATAGGTTGCCTATATATAGGTTATTTAGGTATTGAGATACTCAAAGAATATTTTATGGAGAGGGGGACGCTAATGCCCCTTAAAACAGATCAAGGGGGCTTTAAAAAAGGATTACTCGTCGGTTTATCCAATCCTAAAGATATTATATTTTTTGTTTCCTTTTTCCCTCAATTTATAGGGGTACATACCGATATTAACCTTAGCCTAACAATACTAATTGGGACTTGGATTTTATTGGATTTTACTACATTATTAATAATATATAAAGCCTTCAATACCTTGTCACAAAGTAAGATTTATCCTGTTATTATGATTCTCTGTGGTGTTTTATTTTTAGGGATTGCAGTTTATGGGCTATATACTGCTATAGGTCATTTTTTTAATTAA
- a CDS encoding carbohydrate kinase family protein, which translates to MLNNASQNSFSTLKSILEHQQQAMRFCDLNLRTPYYSAPLVDQLLRYADLLKLNEMELRYLQKIYQMESLPLRDTLYHLIERFELNAILLTLGAEGSIVMSPNDYSALSGKSITLADSIGAGDSFSAAFITALYRGASFQEAHQFAHHLSHYICTQAGAFVTLPDHFSEKLTTFQAW; encoded by the coding sequence ATGCTCAATAATGCGAGTCAAAACTCCTTTTCAACGCTAAAAAGTATCTTGGAGCATCAACAACAAGCGATGCGCTTTTGTGATCTCAATCTTAGAACACCCTACTACTCTGCCCCCTTAGTCGATCAACTCTTACGCTACGCCGATCTTCTTAAACTCAATGAGATGGAGCTACGTTATCTGCAGAAGATCTATCAGATGGAGTCGCTCCCGCTTCGAGATACGCTCTACCATCTGATCGAGCGATTTGAACTCAATGCGATTCTCTTAACATTGGGTGCCGAGGGGAGTATTGTGATGAGCCCGAATGATTACTCTGCACTTTCAGGAAAATCGATCACCCTTGCGGATAGTATCGGTGCCGGCGATAGCTTCTCCGCCGCCTTTATCACAGCACTTTACCGAGGTGCTTCATTTCAAGAAGCACACCAATTTGCCCACCATCTGAGCCACTATATCTGCACTCAAGCGGGCGCTTTTGTTACATTGCCAGATCACTTTTCAGAAAAACTAACAACATTTCAAGCTTGGTAA
- a CDS encoding DUF3079 domain-containing protein: MKLDDRSNSTCGKRAGKKQRIPKNPKHPERICWGCERLCAANKMFCGNGSERSQHPCELFGEDWYLSLTEEELAYIELV; the protein is encoded by the coding sequence ATGAAATTAGATGATCGATCGAATAGCACATGTGGAAAGCGGGCAGGTAAGAAGCAGCGGATTCCTAAAAACCCAAAGCATCCAGAGCGAATCTGCTGGGGATGCGAGCGTCTTTGTGCTGCTAATAAGATGTTTTGTGGTAATGGTAGCGAACGTTCGCAACATCCTTGTGAGCTCTTCGGAGAGGATTGGTATCTCTCTTTAACAGAAGAAGAGCTCGCTTATATCGAGTTGGTATAA
- the lipA gene encoding lipoyl synthase, which yields MKLEQGEKLRGAAKTARIPIKVVAVPKEERIPKPDWIRAKIPSGKRFSEITKILRDNKLHSVCEEAACPNIGECFNQGTATFMIMGDICTRRCPFCDVAHGRPNPLDAEEPKRLAETVKMLGLDYVVITSVDRDDLRDGGAGHFADCIREIRALSPHTKIEILVPDFRGRMDVAIDILSETPPDVLNHNMETVPRLYKQVRPGADYDHSLMLLKKFKARNPDVPTKSGLMVGVGETDEEMMDVMRYMREHDIEMITIGQYLQPSGGHLAVERYVTPQTFKAYEEEAYRLGFKLAHIGPMVRSSYHAGDNTLA from the coding sequence ATGAAATTAGAACAAGGTGAAAAGCTACGCGGAGCTGCCAAAACCGCACGTATTCCGATTAAGGTTGTCGCCGTTCCTAAGGAGGAGCGCATCCCCAAACCCGACTGGATTCGAGCCAAGATTCCAAGCGGTAAACGCTTTAGTGAGATTACTAAAATCTTACGCGATAATAAGCTTCACTCTGTCTGTGAAGAGGCGGCATGCCCCAATATTGGGGAGTGCTTTAATCAAGGAACTGCCACCTTTATGATTATGGGGGATATCTGTACCCGCCGTTGCCCCTTCTGTGATGTAGCCCACGGCCGCCCCAATCCGCTCGATGCTGAAGAACCAAAACGCTTAGCGGAGACAGTGAAGATGTTAGGGCTCGATTATGTGGTAATCACATCGGTCGATCGCGATGATCTTCGCGATGGTGGTGCGGGACACTTTGCTGATTGCATCCGTGAGATTCGTGCGCTCTCTCCCCATACAAAAATCGAGATCTTAGTTCCCGATTTTCGTGGCAGAATGGATGTGGCGATCGATATCTTAAGCGAAACTCCACCTGATGTACTCAATCACAATATGGAGACTGTTCCTCGCCTCTATAAACAGGTTCGCCCCGGCGCCGATTATGATCACTCCTTAATGCTCTTAAAGAAATTTAAAGCACGTAATCCTGATGTTCCCACTAAATCGGGCTTAATGGTGGGGGTCGGCGAGACCGATGAAGAGATGATGGATGTGATGCGCTATATGCGTGAACATGATATTGAGATGATCACTATCGGCCAATATCTTCAACCCTCCGGCGGGCATCTTGCCGTAGAGCGTTATGTGACACCTCAAACCTTTAAAGCATATGAAGAAGAGGCTTATCGTCTCGGCTTTAAACTTGCGCATATTGGCCCGATGGTTCGTTCGAGTTACCATGCCGGTGATAATACCTTAGCTTAG
- a CDS encoding DUF819 domain-containing protein, which translates to METLISADQTWLLLAFLFVVASASIVIEQRYKWSAKVPGAVIALIIAITFSSFKIIPTDAAVYDMVWGYVVPIAIPLLLFQVNVKSIFTESRRLLFIFLLSSVGTMVGAFIAFFIFKDWIPELDKISGMISASYIGGGVNFAAMTAKLEPSKDMVASTIVADNLIMALYFILLLSITAMSWFRKRFKTPYIDQVEKNLDTDRDENLAASYWQPRNISLKDIAINMGASLLIVAISFTLADWLKPLRSMVDHLLLEILVSFITDPYLILTTLTFVVIFLFQKPFQKLNGSQELGTYMVYLFFVVIGIPASIPMIIQNAPLLLLFVVLIMLVNLVVSLVLGRLFKFSLEEILLVCNANVGGPTTAAAMAISKGWRTLVGPILVIGTVGYVVGNYAGTIIYLITTRLL; encoded by the coding sequence ATGGAGACCTTAATATCAGCCGATCAGACATGGCTACTATTGGCTTTTCTATTTGTTGTTGCTTCGGCATCTATTGTGATTGAGCAACGTTATAAGTGGTCTGCAAAAGTTCCCGGCGCGGTGATTGCGCTGATTATTGCAATCACATTTTCAAGTTTTAAGATTATCCCAACAGATGCCGCCGTTTACGATATGGTGTGGGGATATGTTGTACCAATTGCAATTCCGCTACTGCTCTTTCAGGTCAATGTGAAGAGTATCTTTACAGAGAGCCGGCGCTTGCTCTTTATCTTTCTTTTGAGCTCTGTGGGGACAATGGTGGGCGCGTTTATCGCCTTCTTTATCTTTAAAGATTGGATTCCTGAACTAGATAAAATCAGCGGGATGATTAGTGCCTCCTACATCGGCGGTGGTGTTAACTTTGCGGCGATGACAGCGAAGCTGGAACCTTCTAAAGATATGGTGGCTTCGACCATTGTGGCAGATAATCTGATTATGGCACTCTACTTTATTCTTTTATTGAGTATTACGGCGATGAGTTGGTTCCGCAAGCGCTTTAAAACACCCTATATCGATCAGGTTGAGAAGAATCTCGATACAGATCGGGATGAGAATCTTGCGGCAAGCTATTGGCAACCCCGAAATATTTCGTTAAAAGATATCGCGATTAATATGGGCGCATCACTCCTGATTGTTGCGATCTCTTTTACCCTTGCAGATTGGTTAAAGCCATTAAGAAGTATGGTAGATCATCTACTTCTGGAGATTTTAGTGAGCTTTATTACCGATCCTTACCTAATTCTAACCACCTTAACGTTTGTTGTAATCTTCCTTTTTCAGAAACCTTTCCAAAAGTTAAATGGGAGCCAAGAGCTAGGAACCTATATGGTCTATCTCTTTTTTGTCGTGATCGGAATTCCGGCATCGATTCCGATGATTATTCAAAATGCGCCACTGTTACTACTCTTTGTTGTTCTCATTATGCTTGTGAATCTCGTTGTAAGCCTTGTTTTAGGGCGTCTCTTTAAGTTTAGTTTAGAGGAGATTCTTCTAGTCTGTAATGCCAATGTCGGCGGCCCGACAACAGCAGCAGCGATGGCGATTAGCAAGGGGTGGCGGACTCTGGTGGGCCCCATTTTAGTGATCGGAACGGTCGGCTATGTGGTGGGAAATTATGCCGGGACAATAATCTATCTGATCACCACACGATTATTGTAA
- a CDS encoding M15 family metallopeptidase, whose protein sequence is MLVEDWLKTPIVKNHLAWEKVGKIEIDSTHQLHQEPLVKVMPTTRMRVYSAYYHDGISGALESIYLRQSVLERLEQLIDQLPENLGLLLLDGWRPVAVQESLRHNFREDLERSYPDFNKDQIEDLLDQFVAKPSADPLAPSPHLTGGSIDLTLFDLTTESEIDMGTSFDAMEEASWSHYFEENTTDVEDRDIRDYRRLLINGMTAMGFTNLPSEWWHFDFGNQLWGYYRGKQAFYGIASLSAQ, encoded by the coding sequence ATGTTGGTGGAAGATTGGCTTAAAACGCCGATTGTAAAAAATCATCTTGCATGGGAAAAGGTGGGGAAGATCGAGATCGATTCAACTCATCAGCTTCATCAAGAACCACTAGTAAAGGTGATGCCGACGACTCGAATGAGAGTCTATAGCGCTTACTATCATGATGGAATCTCAGGCGCTCTGGAATCGATCTATCTTCGACAATCTGTTTTAGAGCGCTTAGAGCAATTGATCGATCAATTGCCTGAAAACTTAGGGTTACTACTTCTTGATGGTTGGCGCCCGGTAGCGGTGCAGGAATCATTGCGTCACAATTTTCGTGAGGATCTCGAGCGATCTTATCCCGATTTTAATAAAGATCAGATCGAAGATCTATTGGATCAATTTGTTGCAAAGCCGAGTGCAGATCCTCTTGCACCAAGTCCTCATCTGACGGGAGGATCGATCGATTTAACCCTCTTTGATCTAACGACAGAGAGTGAGATCGATATGGGAACCTCTTTTGATGCGATGGAGGAAGCTTCCTGGAGTCACTATTTTGAGGAGAATACGACTGATGTGGAAGATAGAGATATTCGAGATTATCGAAGACTTTTAATCAATGGGATGACGGCGATGGGCTTTACAAATCTCCCCTCTGAATGGTGGCATTTCGATTTTGGCAATCAGCTCTGGGGATATTATCGAGGAAAGCAGGCTTTTTATGGTATTGCTTCTCTCTCGGCACAATGA
- a CDS encoding glycerophosphodiester phosphodiesterase, which produces MSLYQKGLSTEPKVIAHRGAGKSAPENTLAAFRHAFQEGYRYFTCDIRCSEDRELFLLHDADLERTTNGYGRADELSWDQLSKLEAGSYYSPLYMGESIPRFEAVVNFIISNYCRLNIEVKSGAIDDRELGRIVAERLYRKIIDRLDACVDILFDEDLDRLFERLFNEMLDGPTDYCIKNQFLITSSSPLILEGAFTAQPWIPRGYIVDPDDNRFLDRGVNREVDRDVDREALFSLLKNLKCSALIIPKEFVTPQLVERCRQESYLLFVTVVDEIIEIDQLLKMGVDSVITDNIDAAACFS; this is translated from the coding sequence ATGTCTTTATATCAAAAAGGACTTTCAACTGAACCTAAAGTGATCGCTCATCGGGGTGCCGGAAAGAGTGCGCCGGAGAATACATTAGCGGCATTTCGTCACGCCTTTCAAGAAGGGTATCGCTACTTTACCTGTGATATTCGCTGTTCTGAGGATCGGGAACTCTTTCTCCTTCATGATGCTGATCTTGAGAGAACGACCAATGGTTATGGTAGAGCAGATGAATTGAGCTGGGATCAACTCTCTAAGTTAGAGGCAGGCTCTTACTATTCACCACTCTATATGGGAGAATCAATCCCCCGTTTTGAGGCAGTTGTAAACTTTATTATTAGTAATTATTGCCGACTCAATATTGAGGTGAAAAGTGGCGCGATAGATGATAGGGAATTGGGGCGAATAGTGGCTGAAAGACTCTATCGTAAGATTATTGATCGTCTTGATGCTTGTGTTGATATTCTCTTTGATGAGGATCTCGATCGACTCTTTGAGCGCCTCTTCAATGAGATGCTCGATGGACCGACCGATTATTGTATTAAAAATCAATTTCTCATCACCTCGAGCTCTCCCCTGATTTTAGAGGGGGCCTTTACTGCCCAACCCTGGATTCCACGAGGTTATATTGTCGATCCTGACGATAATCGTTTTTTAGATAGAGGAGTGAATAGAGAAGTTGATAGAGACGTTGATAGAGAAGCGCTCTTTTCATTACTCAAAAACTTAAAATGTAGTGCGCTTATTATCCCTAAGGAGTTTGTCACTCCACAACTTGTCGAGCGTTGCCGGCAGGAAAGTTATCTTCTATTTGTGACAGTAGTTGATGAGATTATCGAGATTGATCAACTCCTCAAGATGGGAGTCGATAGCGTCATTACCGATAATATCGATGCAGCGGCTTGTTTTTCTTAA
- a CDS encoding toxic anion resistance protein, translating into MSEEKLLEEKALQTVTPTEMAEFDEGKELPVKKEDLVRINAISETINIDNPAEVMAYGVKPMEEIAKFADTLLDRVKGKDSGVIGDQLSSLIMKIREYDPLSAEEKSGNFLAKLPIIGSLFKKGVEAKIDHMSLTSQVDSIASHLDNSMVGLLRDNERLEQLYLKNFDYYKEVSLFVEAGKAKVKEIKETQLPALQKAADESKDLLDAQKVKDLMENLNRFERRLHDLEISKTISMQTAPQIRIIQNNNQQLAEKIQGSILSTLPIWKSQIVLSLSLDEQGRAAQLQKDVSDTTNELLRKNAAALQQNSIATAKEVERSIVDIETIREVQTRLVDTIEETMKIATEARRRRAEVEVELGQMEENLRERISSVVDKYNS; encoded by the coding sequence ATGAGCGAAGAGAAATTATTGGAAGAGAAAGCATTACAAACCGTTACCCCAACAGAGATGGCAGAATTTGATGAAGGGAAAGAACTCCCGGTGAAGAAGGAAGATCTTGTTCGAATCAATGCTATTTCTGAGACAATCAATATCGATAATCCCGCTGAAGTGATGGCTTACGGAGTTAAGCCGATGGAAGAGATCGCTAAATTTGCCGATACACTTTTAGATCGGGTAAAAGGTAAAGATTCAGGCGTTATTGGTGATCAGCTCTCTTCCCTTATTATGAAAATTCGAGAGTATGATCCGCTCTCTGCTGAAGAGAAGAGTGGTAACTTTCTTGCAAAATTACCCATTATTGGCTCCCTCTTTAAAAAAGGGGTGGAAGCGAAGATCGATCATATGTCGTTAACCTCACAAGTCGATTCAATTGCAAGTCATCTCGATAACTCAATGGTGGGGCTTTTAAGAGATAATGAACGCCTCGAACAGCTCTATCTTAAAAACTTCGATTACTATAAAGAGGTGAGTCTCTTTGTTGAAGCAGGAAAAGCGAAGGTTAAAGAGATTAAGGAGACTCAACTACCGGCACTTCAAAAAGCTGCGGATGAATCGAAAGATCTTTTAGACGCGCAAAAAGTGAAGGATCTTATGGAAAACCTGAATCGTTTTGAACGCCGTTTACACGATCTTGAGATCTCAAAAACGATCTCCATGCAGACAGCCCCCCAAATTCGAATTATTCAAAATAATAATCAACAGCTTGCAGAGAAGATTCAAGGAAGTATTCTTTCAACGCTGCCGATCTGGAAGAGTCAAATCGTTCTCTCCCTCTCACTCGATGAGCAAGGTCGTGCCGCACAGTTGCAGAAAGATGTCTCCGATACCACTAATGAGTTACTTCGTAAAAATGCGGCAGCATTACAGCAAAACTCCATTGCAACAGCAAAAGAGGTGGAGCGCTCAATTGTTGATATTGAGACAATCCGTGAAGTCCAAACTCGCTTAGTCGATACGATTGAAGAGACGATGAAGATCGCAACAGAAGCGAGACGTCGTCGTGCAGAAGTTGAGGTGGAATTGGGTCAGATGGAAGAGAATCTCCGTGAGCGTATTAGCTCTGTTGTCGATAAGTACAATAGCTAA